The Leptospira mtsangambouensis genomic sequence GGAAAATCGGGGATTGGTGAAGAGACCATTCTTGGTCGAGATATTTACGATGAACTGACAGTATATATCGGGCTTTATATGCAAGATGTTGCAAACGATCGTTTGAATTACTCCCGCAGGTTAAACGAGGTAACCATCCTATCCCGTTGGCCAGATGGAATGGGGGTAAGTTATCAAAAAAGAGATCTTTCATTTAACAAAAAAAAGGCGAGGTCTTGTATCGCACTGACTTCAAGTTACCTTCTTGCTTCAAGAGATGCTACGGGAACTTTGCTTTTAGCAACGGGTTGTAAACTCGAACCGGTGGCTCCCAATCCTCTTCCTTAAAAAGTAAAATTTAAACTTCAGTTTACTTCTTATTTTTGCAAAAAATACACAACTCTTGCTCTGCGAAAAATTCGTAGATTCCCCTATGCCTGATTGACAAATATCAACATGGTTTGTCTATAAAAAATGGACAACCGAGTTGATTCAAATTCCCATCCTTCTAGTTTACGATATGTTAGTTGAGAAAGATGGGAGAAAACAATTGAAAAATGCAAAAGTAAATTTAGTTGAAAATGTTCTTACCGAATCAGATGTCATCATCTCTCGCACCGATGCAAAAGGATTGATTACATATGTGTCACCTGACTTCGCAAGAATTTCCGAATATACTGTTGAAGAAATGATCGGGAAACCACATAACATAGTTCGGCATCCTGACATGCCAAAAATTGTGTTCCAAGAACTTTGGGACTATATTAAGGTAGGACTGCCTTGGACTGGAGCCGTTAAAAATAGAGCAAAATCAGGGAATTACTATTGGGTTGATGCCACAATCACGCCTATTTTAAACGAAGAAAGAAAGGTCATCGGTTATGTTTCGGTTCGGAAAAAATTGGCTGATGATAAAAAGAAGTATTTTGAAGAGTTATACAAAAAAATGGGGAAACAAAAATTTTCTTTTGGGAAAAAAGGAAAAGTTGCAAAAAACCTTAGAACCGTTAAATATTTAGACGTTTTTTTTGTAATTGCGGGTTGCCTTCCTTTTTTAGGTTTATTTTGTTTTTTATATTCAGATAAACCATTATTATGCGGTAGTTTGTTTATGATGCAAGCATTGATTGCCTCTAGTTTTATCTATTTATTGTCTCAAAAAAATAAAAAACTACAAAAAGCAACAGAATCGGTTATTTCCGTTTCATCTGGTAGGTTCCAATATCCTGACCATTTTCATAACGATAGTAGGGATGAAGTCAAAATTATGTTACTCTCAATGAAGAGTATGAGCATTAACCTTTGGGGTATTGTTTCGCAAATCCAAAGGGCAACCCATGTATCCATTCGAATTTCTGAGGAATTAACTGACCTTACCAATCACTTTTTTACTTCTACCCATTCCATGGCTTCTGGAAGTGAAGAAGCGGCTGCCTGTATGGAAGAGTTGACTTCTGCTCTCACCAATATCAAACAAATCACAGCAAGCCATTCGGTGATCATGTCTGACATGAGAGATTATATGAATGCTGTGAACCAAAATTTAAACGGAACACAGAATGCTTTAAGAGGATTGGATGAACTGTCAGTTCGCTCGACAGAAAAAGCCGATTTAGGAAAACAAAAAATATCAGATTCTTTGGAAGGTATTGATGCTATCAAAAAGGTTTCTAGTAAAATTTTAAATATTGTATCCATGATCACAGAAATTGCGGACAGAACCAACTTGCTTTCGTTAAATGCCTCTATTGAGGCAGCAAGGGCCGGCCATGTAGGTGCTGGATTTGCTATCGTTGCAAAAGAAATGATGAGTTTGAACGAACAAATTGCAGTGTCAGCTGAAGAAATCAAAACTTATGTAGATGAGACATTGTCTGTGATCCAAGAAACTTCGACAAAGGTGAAAGATGCTTCCTTGGAAATTTTTTCAGTTTCCGATTTGTTTTACGAAATGAAATCGATTTTAAATAAAGTGGCAGCATCCTTATACCATGACCTTCAAGAATCAAACCGAGTGAAGGTAAAATTAGAGTCTGTCGAGGACCAAGTCAATCAGATTGACCAATCTGTATTAGAGGCCAATTTGGCTTCCAAACAAATTTCAAGTATTCTTCTTGGGTTATCAGAGCAGGCTCAGGTCATAGCGTTTAAATCAGAAACTTTACATGAAAAGAGTTCTTTAGTAGTTTCGGAACCTAAAAAAATTATGGATTTAGTCGAACATTACCATACGGGTAGTACGGAAAGTATGGAAATAACATCCTGAAAGATTTTTGATCCGGATTCTATTTTTTTTAAATCCGAAAACCCTAAAGATGGAATGGGAAGATGTCACTTTTTGTTAAATACGATCGACTAACAAAACTGTGACATCATCAGCAAAATCATTTGTTCCAACATACTCTCTGGCGGCCCGAATGAGATCGTCAGCGGAGTTTTGTGAATCAAGAGTTTTGGAATTTAAAATTGCCTTTTGGAACAAATCTTCATCATAACGTTTGTTATGGTCTTTTGACATATGTTCGGTAATCCCGTCAGTATACATGACCAAACGATTTCCTGGTGCAAATGGAAACTTTTTTTCTTCGTAAAATAGATCGGGGATCAGCCCTAAAATTTTCCCTTTCACATCAAGTTGAATTAAAGGGGAGTCTTTTTTGTCCAATAAAAATGGGGCATGGTGGCCTGCGTTCGCACAAAGCAGAGTATTATTTTTGAGATCAATGATTCCATAGAATGCAGTGAGAAAATTTCCAGCTAACTTCCCATACAACATATGGTTCAAAGTTGTTAAAAATAATGAAGGACTATGTTTGATATCTGGTTCAAAATTTTTTAAAACCATATGGGCCATTGCAGCGAGAACAGCTGCGGAAAGTCCATGTCCAGAAATGTCTGCAATCAATATTGAAAACTTAGAATCTTCTAATTCAGTTACATCATAAAAGTCACCGCCAACTTGTTCCAGAGGAATGTGTGCCACACCGTAAGAAAGTCCGTTTGAATTTGGAAGAATCGATGGCATAATTTTTTTCATTATGTTCTTTGCTCGATTCAACTCTTTTCCTGTATCAACAATTTGATGGAATAGTTGTGCGTTTTTGATCGTGCTACTGAGTCTTGCCGCAATATTTGTTAATAAATCTAAATCAGAATGTTGAAATGCATACCCAGAAACTTTGTTGTTGATGCTGATGACTCCAAGTAACTCCTCTTGAAAGACGAGCGGTGCCGAGATAAGAGATTTGGATTCAAATTTATATGGAGCAAGTTTGTTGTATCTAGGATCTAAGTCCAAGTTGTGAATGAGAAGGCTTTCTCTTTTTTCAGCAACCCATCCGGAGACACCTGTCCCGTAAGGAACTTTGATTTGGTCATAAGCATCTTCTGGAATTCCTTTTGCAGAAAGAATACTTAATTCTTGTTTGTCGGCATTTGCTAAATAGATAGTTCCAGAAGAAGCTCCCAAATATTCTAAAACTCGATTTAGAATCCATTTGCCTAGTTCGTTTAGGCTTTTTTCGGAAACTGATAATTTTTCAAATTCATATAATAGAGACAATTCGAGAATTCGTTTGTCCAAACTGTCTTTGGTATTTGCATTTTGTATGGCAGTGGCAGCAACTTCGGAAAGAGAAATTAAATATTCCAAATCGGAAGCATCAAAGATTCTGTTATTTGTTTTGTTGATAACTTCTAAAGTTCCGATCAGCCTTTCTTCAACAAACAAAGGCACACAAATCAGTGACTTTGTTTTGAATCCAGTTCGTTTGTCCATACTTGCATTGAATCTTTGGTCTTGGTAAGCATCTTCTAGGGCGATTGGTTTTTTTTCTCTCGCTACCATACCCACAATCCCTTCACCTAACTCTAATCGAGCGTACTGTTGGATGATCTCTCCCTTTTCTCCTAAAGCCACTTCACAATACAAAAATTCTTCATCTTCTAGAAGAAAGAGCGAACTTGCTTCGGCTTCTAGTAGATCTTTAGAATATAACATAATGAGTGGCAAAAGTTGGTGTAAATCCAGGTTTGCATTCAGAATGGAAGAAATATGGAGTAGGCTACGAAACTTACTAAGGCTAGTTTGAGGGTCTAACGACATGGACACGGTACCCATTTTTCTCTCAGTTTCGAATTCGTCGATTTAGAAATGCAATTTAGTTTTTCCTTAAAATCAGAAAACAGAGGAAAAAATACTTCTCGATTCTCCATTTTTGTGCATTTTGTAACGTTTTCACTCAGATCCCTTGATTTGTATCAATGAGGTTTGGGTTGACATAATTTAGAATGAAACCAGAGGATACGGACATGCTGACGAAACTACCGAAACCCAAGAACTTCGAGATTTATCTTCTCCTTATGATCATAACAAGTTTATTCTCTGTTTGTTCAGGGCAGAAAACAGAAGAGGCAAAACTCACTTATGCGCCTGAAGTGCCACCTCATATTGATAGGACAAACGAAGCCAAAGTCATCGTTAATATGGAAACTGTGGAAGTTGTGGGTCGGCTTTCCGATGGAGTCGAATATACGTTTTGGACTTTTGGTGGATCTGTACCTGGGCCAATGATTCGTGTAAGGGAAGGAGACGAGGTAGAATTTCATTTAAAAAATCATCCTTCCAGTAAAATGCCACATAACATTGATTTGCATGCAGTTACTGGACAAGGTGGAGGAGCTGCAGCCTCTCTTACAATTCCAGGGCACGCGTCTAAATTTTCTTTTAAAGCTTTAAATCCAGGATTGTACATTTACCACTGTGCTACTTCTCCTGTGGGAATGCACATTGCGAACGGAATGTACGGTTTGATTTTTGTTCAACCCAAAGATGATCTCCCTAAAGTAGACAAAGAATACTATGTTGTACAAAGTGAGTTCTATACCAAAGGTAAAAATGGAGAACCTGGTCTTCAACCGTTTAGCATGGAAAAAGCGATAACCGAAATTCCTGATTACGTTGTTTTTAATGGTTCAGTAGGTTCTTTGGTCGAAGACCGAGCCATCACTGCGAAAGTGGGAGAAACTGTGCGATTGTTTGTTGGGAACGGTGGCCCTAATTTAGTGTCCTCCTTTCACGTGATTGGAGAAATTTTTGATAATGTTTATACAGAAGGTGGAATACTACCGAATCAAAAAAATGTTCAAACCACTCTCATTCCAGCCGGTGGTTCTGCCATTGTTGATTTTAAAGTTGAGGTCCCAGGTACTTTGATTCTTGTTGATCATTCTATTTTTAGAACATTTAACAAAGGTTCACTTGGAATGTTGAAAGTCGAAGGAGAACCCAATGCAACTGTATATTCTGGAAAACAGGATGATACAGTTTACCTTCCAGAAGGACCAGCCATCCAAAGGATGGTAACTGAAGTAAAACCAAAGGTTTCTGCAAAAACTCCAAAAGAAATTTTGGCAAATGGGGAAAGAGTTTATAAATCAGTTTGTGCTGCTTGTCATATGAAAGAAGGACAAGGAGTCGTTGGTGTCTTCCCACCCCTTGCGAAGTCTGATTATTTAAATGCTGACAAAGCTCGCGCGATCCAAATTTTGAAAAAAGGGCTTAGTGGTCCAATCACAGTGAATGGACAAAAATATAATAACGTTATGCCTCATTTGGAACTTTCGAATGAAGAGATTGCTAGTGTCCTAAGTTATGTATACAACCAATGGGGAAACAAAGGAATTATGGTTTCTGAAGCTGAGGTAAAATAAGTTCAATACTTATGTAATCAGGCAATGAATCGTTTTTTTGTTTTTTTAATCCTCATTTTAACCATTTCACTTTCTGCTGAAATGGTTAAAATACCTAGAGGAAGTTTGAAACCGTTTTTAAGGGGAAGCGAATTCAAGTTAGGTGGACAGATAATCGTAAAGGGTTTTTATTTGGATGAATATCCTGTTACCAAAAAAGAATATTTTGAATTTATCGAAGCCAATCCTGAATGGAAAAAGGGAAAAGTCTCCCATTTGTTTGCTGATGGTGGGTATTTGGGAGATTGGAAAGAAAAGGTTCCAATAAGCCGCGATTCCAATTCTCCCGTAACTTATGTTTCCTGGTTTAGCGCTAATGCATATTGCAGCTGGAAAGGGAAACGTTTGCCTACCGAATCAGAATGGGAGTATGTAGCCAGTATTCCTCCCACTGGGAAAAATAAAAAAGCTGTCGAATCGGTAATACTAGGTTGGTATGGGGAACAAAAACCAGAATATCTTCCATCTGTAGGTAAATATAAAAATGGTTTGGGAGTGTATGACCAACATGGAATGATTTGGGAATGGGTATTTGATTTTAATAATACTTCTGTGACTGGTGATTCAAGACAAGATACCGATTTAGAAAGTAATCTTTTTTGTGGCGGTGGTTCATTAAAGGCTAATGATTTTTCCAATTATGCATCTTACATGCGTTATGGGTATCGTGCTGGATTGAAAGGTTGGTATACAGCCAAATATTTAGGGTTTAGATGTGCATCAGATATTAAAATAAAGGACAATCCATTATGAAATTTCAATCTACTTTTCAATTCATCATCTTTTTTATTTGTTTGGTTTTTTGTTCCGGCTGTGACGAACAAAATTCAATCAACCATCACCACCATCATGGAGAAGAACATGTGTTGGCTGCAAATGATGCTGCACAAGGCAGTTTGTTTGATTTAGGTTCCAAGTGGACAACCGAATCAAACAAAACGATCGAATTGAACCAATACCGAGGTTCTCTTTTTATCATTAGTATGTTTTATGCAACTTGCCAGTCCATTTGCCCAAGACTTGTGGCTGATATGGAACAATTAGCCAAAAAAATAAAGGAATCAGCTGGCCATGAGCCTCGTATGGTTCTAGTTAGTTTTGATTCTGAAAAAGACAGTCCAGATGTCCTGAATGCTTATAAAAAGAAAATGAAACTGAACGACAATTGGACTCTTCTATCTGGAAAGGAAACAGACATTCGAATGTTATCCGTTGTTCTTGGTATCAATTATAAAAAGATTTCCAATGGAGAATTTAATCATTCGGCAGTTTATAGTTTAGTTTCCAAAGAAGGTTTTATTGTTTCACGAGTTGAAGGTATAGGATCAAATGCAGATGGTTTAATTTCCCAATACCAAAAATTAAAATAAACCTAAGGTATATATTTTGTTATCTCCAAACTTTATGCAGATTGTTGTTTCTTTAGGCAACTACTGCAAACTAATGAAAGGGTTTCAACTTTAGAATTGATTTGCTTTTCATTCGCTTGGTTTTATGAATACCTAAGATTCTAATTTAGTTTAAGGTAGTTGCTATTGTTTTCTATTGATTTGGTTCGTTTGGTTCGAAGTATTTTCGTTTTTGTGATTCTTTTTTCTTTTGTTTTTTCCTGCAAAAAAAAGGCAGATGATACTGAGGAAGATTTGGTCACAATCCTCGGGCTTGGATTATATGCTAGGTCTTGTGTGGGTCAAAATACATTTCCTACAAATGGTTCTGTCGGTGCTTTGACAAGATTACAGATCCAACCATCTTTAACTTCCTCTGCAATCACTTCTTATAACCAACCCCATCATGTTTACCATCCGCAATCGGGTGTTAGTCGAAAAAATATTCTTTCTGTTTTTTATCCTGGAACTGGTTCAACACCTTGTGAAATCGGAGCCATCCTACAACAAGGTGCTTCTCGCGGATACCATATCATTGGACTGAGTTACCCCAATGGAGAAGCTGTGAATAGTCTTTGTAACCTAGGTGCGGCAAGATCTGATGCTGGATGTTTTGAAAACTTAAGGAGAGAAGTGATTACAGGTGCCGATGTTTCTCCCTATGTCTCCGTAGATGTCGCCAATTCAATCGAAGGAAGGTTGCTTAGTCTCATCCAATATTTAGTCCAAACGAGACCGGGCGAAGGTTGGGACCAATTTCTTACAGGCAATGTTGTCAATTGGTCCTTAGTGTATGTCGGGGGGCATTCGCAAGGAAGTGGACATGCTGCCTTTCATGGAAAAATTCGAACTCTGGGGCGAGTCTCTATTTACAGTGGAGTTTCTGATTATAGTTTGCAATTTGCTACTTTGCCTAGTTGGATGGGAACCACCCAAAACACACCAGCGGCATCTTATTATGGACTCATTCATGAAAATGATACGGTCGCTAATTTTAGCGGGGATACAAACCAAGTAACAGATGCTTGGTCAAGTCAGTTTTCTATGACAGGAACTCTTACGAATACAAGTGTTGGTTCTCCATTTGGAAATAGCCATCGTTTGGTGACAAGTGCTTGTAACGGGATGGGGACAGCCGCTTTACACAGTTGCCCTATGGTCAATGGATTCCAATCCATTTGGAATTATATTAGTTACCCGTAGTGTTTTCTTTGGTTAAAAAGGTGGAAGGCGTTTGAAAATCCATTCGGGGATCATACGAATCACCATCATAATCCATTTCCATGGCCAACGAATGTATACTAAATTTTTTTTCTTTAATCCTGCACGAACGATGAGTTCTGCGGCAACTTTAGGTTGTAAGGTGAGCCAAGGGATTAAGTTATGGCCCTCCGACATTTTTGTATAAACTGGTCCTAATTGGATTGTTGTGATATGGACTCCCTTTGGAAACAAGAGAGTCCTAAGACCTGATAGATATGTGGTAAGTCCTGCCTTTGCGCTCCCGTATATATAGTTCATTTGCCTACCTCGGTCTCCAGCTACAGAACTTATAGCAACAATGGTTCCTTCTTCTCTTTTCTCCATATCCAAAGAAATGATGTTTATAAGAGAAACAACCGCAGAGTAGTTTGTCTGAATGGTTCGAAGAAGTTCATTTTGATCTTCTCTTGCTTTGGTTTGATCTTCATAGTATCCGACTACGAAAAAAACAATATTTGGTTTTTGGGAAAGTCCATCATAATACTGTTGATGAGAATGAAAATTGGTAACATCCCATTCAAAAATTTCCACAGGAACCAAAAATTGAGACTTAATTTTAAATTGTGTATCAGATAACTTTTGTTTATTTCTTCCCGTTAAAGAAAGTGAATATCCTCTTTTTGCGAGAGATTCTGCTATATAAATTCCAATGTCGGATGTGGCTCCAACGACAAGTGCATTTTTCATTTTTTAACCGAATCCAAATTGATCTGACTATATTTGGTGGCTAGATTTTTTTTCATTGAAAATTCCACCAACCATCCACACTGCCAGATCCTGTGAATTCAAAACTTTCTCCAATTTTTGGCACTTGTAAATTTAGTTTTATATTTTGGGAAGCAGCAAGCACTCGTTTGATAGGATCATTCCAAGGATGCAGAGACAAAATAAATTTTCCCCAATGCACTGGAACAAAGGATTTTGCACCAATATTAGCTGCAGCCATAGCTGTTTCTTCTGGGCGCATATGAATGGAAGGCCAGTCGTCACCATATTGCCCGCATTCTAAAAAAGCCAAATCAAATGGTCCGTATTTTTTGCCAATGGATTCAAACACCGATCCGTATCCTGAATCTCCACCAATAAAAACTTTATACTCTCCAAGTTTCAAAACATAAGAACACCAAAGGCTTTTGTTTCTTAGTACACTTCGTCCAGAAAAATGTCGTGTTGGAGTGGCTGTGATTGTAATAATGGGATCAATTTCTTTTGTTTCAAACCAATCCAATTCAATGATTTTTGAGAGAGGTACTCCCCAAGACAATAAATGTGCAGAGACACCTAATGGAACGATGATTTTTTTTGTCCTCGGATGTATTTTTAGCATTGTTTCATAATCAAGATGGTCGTAATGATCATGAGTAATGATCAGAATGTCTAAATCTGGCATATCTTCAGGAAGGTAAATATCAGTTCCTTCAAACGATTGAACTGCAAAAGGCACAGGAGATGCATAACCGGAAAAAACAGGATCCACTAATATTTTTTTTCCTTCTGCCAGAAGAAGATAAGAAGAATGCCCGAACCAAATGTATTGTGCTTTGTTTGCATCTAATTCTTTTAAATTGATTTTAGTAGAGGGAATGGGGGAAGAAGGCCGAATGGAATTTGGTTTTTGCCAATATTTGATAGCCATTTTCCAGTAAGAACTGTTAGGTGCTAACATTTCTGTATGTTCAATGTTTTGAAAACTTCCAGATTGGAAATGTTCAGACTGAGAAATCCGTTTGAGAATATCACCGTGAGGGAGTTTGCCGAGAGTTGTTGCCAAAATATCGTCCTTAATGATTGGACGGTGCTAAATCCTTTTTTGCCCATTTTCGTATCATAAAATCGAGATCGTGTAAAAGAAGCGGTTTTGTCATAAAATCATCCATACCAGCCGAAAGGCATCGTTGTTTTTCTTCTTCTAACACATTGGCTGTGAGGGCGATGATCACAGGTTGTTTGGATATGGTTTTGGATTGGCGAATGCACTTGGTGACAGTGATTCCATCCATATCGGGCATTTGGACATCCATAAATACTAGATCTGGTTGTTCAGAACGTATCATATCCAAGGTTTTTTCTCCGTTATCTGCTTGTAAGGCGGTAAATCCAAGTTTTTTCAAAAACAGATCCGAAACTTTTTGATTGATAGGGTCATCATCTGCGATCAAAATTTTTATGGGATATTTTTCAGCGAGTTTGGAATCCCATTCGGTTTTTGTCAGTATCTCCCCTTGGTTTATGGATGATTCGGTTCGAAAGGAGTCGGAGGGAATTTGTGAATCAAATTGGAAAAAAAAGTTGGAACCCCGTCCGTATACACTTTGTACGGAAATAGAGCCACCCAACTCTTCTATTAATTTTTTTGTGATGGCAAGTCCAAGCCCAGTGCCGACTGTTTTTTCTGTCAGATGGGAATGGATTTGGGAAAACGGTTGGAATAAAATTCCCATTCGATCTTCCGGAATTCCAATTCCCGTATCTTTTACCGAGATTGCCAATCGAACTTTTCCATCTAACAAAGGTATAAATTCTACAGTAACTGTGATGGTTCCTTTCTCTGTAAACTTAACTGCATTGCTTAGAAGATTGGTTAGAATTTGTGCAAATCGTCTTTGATCAGTCATTAGGAAATTTGGCGGAGTGTTCAAAAGTTCTAATGAGATGAGGAGGCGATTTGGATCTGATTGGGATTTAAAAAGATTGATACAATCGTTTAGAAATTTTGGTAAAGGAACAGGTTCAAGGTGTAACTCAAATTGCCCCGATTCTAATTTTGTTAAATCTAAAATATCGTTCACAAGTAATAATAGATTGTCTCCGCTGAACTGAATTAGATTTAAATATTCTTTTTGTTCTTCGGTTAGGTCCGTTTGTTGCAGAATTTGAGTCATACCCAAAATCCCGTTCATGGGAGTTCTGATTTCGTGACTCATAGTAGATAAAAATGATGTTTTGAAATTTACTTTTGCTTCGGCATTTTCTTTTTCTTGTTTTAGCCTTTCTTTGTTTTTGAAATTTTCAATCATCCGATCAGCAATAAATAGGGCTTGGGATAAACCAAATACTAAAAATCCGTATTGCGCGAGATAGGCGGTCCCTTTTTTGGCAAATTCCGTAAGTATATCGAGAGAGAATAGTGCCATTGTTGCAATGACAGAAAAAAGAAAAAATTTACTTCCCGGTTTTTTTAAAATCACACCATCGACGATAGGATATAGTATTCCAAATAAAGTGAATAAGGAAAGAATGAGATGAATGCCGAGAAATTTTGAAAATGTTAATATATCAAGTGGCAACGCAAAAAATAACAAAGAAGCAATGATGAAGTTTGCCCGATACACAAAACGATATTCTTTTGCGTTATAAATTTCCTTTACATACAAAACAAATGAAATATAGAGCAAAACAAAACTAATCCCATTGAATTTTACAATCGTTTCATAAAAACCAATAGGAAGATAGTTATAGATGAAACGAGTTTCACCAGTGGTAAACAATCGTATCGCAGCAATAAAACAGACAGCGGCGAAAAAAACATGGGTTTTTTCATCTCTCCAAAATAGATACAAAATCAAATGGAAAAATGCTAACGTAAATAGTGATGCTAATACAAAGACATCACGTGTAATCGCTTCTAAAAAGGATCGATTGATTCCAGAATGTGAACCTAGGTGATAAGGTGTTGCAATACCGCAGATATGATAATGAAAACAGGAAATTCTAACGACTAAATTGATTTGGTTGTTTAATGAATTGGGCAGAGCAACTGTTTGAATGTTTAAGTGAGGAACTTCATTGGCATAGTTTTCTCCAATGATTCCTGATTGGTAAATGGTTTCCCCATCCACTGCTATTTCAAAGGCATTGCGAGTAACTCCATTTTGAAGATAAAGATTTTTTGTGTTTTCTGCAACCAGGATCTTTAAACTGAGGGTCGCAAATCCGGCTGGGTATTTTTCCCCATTGTGATTGGTCCAGTGACCTGGTACATTTGTAAACTCGTTTGAAGATAGGTCTTCGTTTGGGTTCCAGTTTTGCCAATGAATTTTCCACTCACCATTGAGGGGCACATTTCCCATGGTTTCAAAGTTCCATTGTCTTAAATCTAAAACGGCATTTTGGGCAACTGGTACACTAACATCCTGACCTACGCCACAGTGGCTAAACGATGTGGTCAAAAATATCAACAGGAAGATTGGTTTTGTGATCTTCATTGCCTTCAACTGATTGGACGAAAGAAAACACAAAAAACTGCATCAATTACGGATGAGGTACCACCGCCTTACGTTGAAAAGAACCCAGGTTATCCAGCTTGGTTTCCGTAGATATCCCAGTTTAATTAGATTTTCTTTGTTTTGAAAGCCCTTTAGTTTATCAGGATTTACTAAATTGAAGATGGTGTCGATTTGGTTGTTTTGGATTGTAAAAATTTGAACAAAACTTGGAACTTCGTTCGAATATCCCACAAGTGCTGGTGAACCGTTGGCATAACCAAAATAGATTTCTGTTGATTTTGCTTTTTTCTCTGTCGTTTTTTTTAATAATGTAACAACTCTTTGGATTCCTGGAATTGGAATTCTTGCAGCATGAACTTTGCCACCTCCATCCGCATAGGCAATGACATCTTCAGATAAAAGTTTGGTGAGCGATTGAGTGTCCTGATGATAACATGCAAAACTAAATTCGATTAAAAGTTTAGAATGAAGATTTGGGTCAGGTTCAAATTTCTTTTTTCTGGATTGAATTGCCACACGGGCTCGGCTAAAGATTTGCCTACAATTATCAGGAGATTTTCCGATTATTTCTGCGATTTCTTCATAAGAAAAATCGAATAACTCTCGTAATATGAATACTGCTCTTTCTTTTGGATTGAGTGTTTCGAGAATCACGAGAAATGCAAAGTTGATTCTTTCATCATCCATTGATTCAGCAGTTTCTGGAATTGGTTCTGGCAAAAAAGGTCCAATGTAGGTTTCTTTTTTTCTAGAAGCCTTTTTCAAAAGATCAAATGCAAGTCTTGCAGTTATACTTCCCAAATAGGATTTTTCATTTTGAATATCTTCTTTTTTTGCGGAGAGCCATCTAAGATAACTCTCCTGTACAATGTCTTCTGCATCCGCATAACTTCCTGTAATCCGATATGCAATGGAAAAAAGATAGTGTTTCCATTTTAAAAATATTTGAATTTCATTCATGGAATTAAACTCCGATTGGGACTGGGTTCTTCTGTAATTTATTTTCCATCTGGATCGGATTTCCTTTCGGCCAAAAATAGAATCGAAACGGAAGGAGTTTTTCCATCTTCAAAGAAAAGATTGTAAAACGGTTTACCATTTCTTTGATACGAGCTCCCCATTTTCCTTTAATGATTTTCTCTTTCGGTTTATCATCTTTGTCTGTAAATTGAATGAGCCCTTCATTTCTACCCAAAGATATACACCTTCCAAAAAACTGAAATAAAAAAGGAGAAATGTTTTTTCCTTGTATGAGATCTGCGAGGTGATCTGCAATATAAGCTCCCATCGGTAA encodes the following:
- the nirK gene encoding copper-containing nitrite reductase, encoding MLTKLPKPKNFEIYLLLMIITSLFSVCSGQKTEEAKLTYAPEVPPHIDRTNEAKVIVNMETVEVVGRLSDGVEYTFWTFGGSVPGPMIRVREGDEVEFHLKNHPSSKMPHNIDLHAVTGQGGGAAASLTIPGHASKFSFKALNPGLYIYHCATSPVGMHIANGMYGLIFVQPKDDLPKVDKEYYVVQSEFYTKGKNGEPGLQPFSMEKAITEIPDYVVFNGSVGSLVEDRAITAKVGETVRLFVGNGGPNLVSSFHVIGEIFDNVYTEGGILPNQKNVQTTLIPAGGSAIVDFKVEVPGTLILVDHSIFRTFNKGSLGMLKVEGEPNATVYSGKQDDTVYLPEGPAIQRMVTEVKPKVSAKTPKEILANGERVYKSVCAACHMKEGQGVVGVFPPLAKSDYLNADKARAIQILKKGLSGPITVNGQKYNNVMPHLELSNEEIASVLSYVYNQWGNKGIMVSEAEVK
- a CDS encoding GAF domain-containing SpoIIE family protein phosphatase; amino-acid sequence: MSLDPQTSLSKFRSLLHISSILNANLDLHQLLPLIMLYSKDLLEAEASSLFLLEDEEFLYCEVALGEKGEIIQQYARLELGEGIVGMVAREKKPIALEDAYQDQRFNASMDKRTGFKTKSLICVPLFVEERLIGTLEVINKTNNRIFDASDLEYLISLSEVAATAIQNANTKDSLDKRILELSLLYEFEKLSVSEKSLNELGKWILNRVLEYLGASSGTIYLANADKQELSILSAKGIPEDAYDQIKVPYGTGVSGWVAEKRESLLIHNLDLDPRYNKLAPYKFESKSLISAPLVFQEELLGVISINNKVSGYAFQHSDLDLLTNIAARLSSTIKNAQLFHQIVDTGKELNRAKNIMKKIMPSILPNSNGLSYGVAHIPLEQVGGDFYDVTELEDSKFSILIADISGHGLSAAVLAAMAHMVLKNFEPDIKHSPSLFLTTLNHMLYGKLAGNFLTAFYGIIDLKNNTLLCANAGHHAPFLLDKKDSPLIQLDVKGKILGLIPDLFYEEKKFPFAPGNRLVMYTDGITEHMSKDHNKRYDEDLFQKAILNSKTLDSQNSADDLIRAAREYVGTNDFADDVTVLLVDRI
- a CDS encoding methyl-accepting chemotaxis protein, whose protein sequence is MIQIPILLVYDMLVEKDGRKQLKNAKVNLVENVLTESDVIISRTDAKGLITYVSPDFARISEYTVEEMIGKPHNIVRHPDMPKIVFQELWDYIKVGLPWTGAVKNRAKSGNYYWVDATITPILNEERKVIGYVSVRKKLADDKKKYFEELYKKMGKQKFSFGKKGKVAKNLRTVKYLDVFFVIAGCLPFLGLFCFLYSDKPLLCGSLFMMQALIASSFIYLLSQKNKKLQKATESVISVSSGRFQYPDHFHNDSRDEVKIMLLSMKSMSINLWGIVSQIQRATHVSIRISEELTDLTNHFFTSTHSMASGSEEAAACMEELTSALTNIKQITASHSVIMSDMRDYMNAVNQNLNGTQNALRGLDELSVRSTEKADLGKQKISDSLEGIDAIKKVSSKILNIVSMITEIADRTNLLSLNASIEAARAGHVGAGFAIVAKEMMSLNEQIAVSAEEIKTYVDETLSVIQETSTKVKDASLEIFSVSDLFYEMKSILNKVAASLYHDLQESNRVKVKLESVEDQVNQIDQSVLEANLASKQISSILLGLSEQAQVIAFKSETLHEKSSLVVSEPKKIMDLVEHYHTGSTESMEITS
- a CDS encoding formylglycine-generating enzyme family protein codes for the protein MNRFFVFLILILTISLSAEMVKIPRGSLKPFLRGSEFKLGGQIIVKGFYLDEYPVTKKEYFEFIEANPEWKKGKVSHLFADGGYLGDWKEKVPISRDSNSPVTYVSWFSANAYCSWKGKRLPTESEWEYVASIPPTGKNKKAVESVILGWYGEQKPEYLPSVGKYKNGLGVYDQHGMIWEWVFDFNNTSVTGDSRQDTDLESNLFCGGGSLKANDFSNYASYMRYGYRAGLKGWYTAKYLGFRCASDIKIKDNPL